The sequence GCAGCACGGGATTATTTGCGCAGTATTCATCGACCAGCGTTTCGAACGAACAGCGCCCTTTTTGATCTTTGTGCGGATAAGTTGCTCCCGGCGCGTCGAAGCCCTTCGCTGCCTGTTGTATTTGTACTTGCGCCACTTGATCGGGCTCGACGAAAATAAATTCCGCTTGCGGATCGATGAAGCGGCGGATCAACCAGGCGGTGGCGACGCGGTTCACCCGAATACTTTTGCGCGTGACCCACTTCATAGAACATTCTCAGTGTAAAAGCGGCCAGAGAATCAAGCCGAGCAGTCCGGAGACAGAGACGATCACCGGCTCGGGAATTTTATAACGCCAGAGCACGGTGAAGCTGAGCGCCGCGATGATCGATGTCGGCCAATCGGTGATGGCGCGGCCGGCGAGCACTATGACCGCGCCGGTGATGGCGCCGGTGGCCGCGGCTGTGGCGCCATCGACGAAGGCTTTTAACTGCGGATTGTCGCGGTGGCGTTTGAACCAGGGCGCGGGAACGATGGTGAAAATATAAACCGGCAGGAAGATACCGATGGCGGCCATCACCGATCCGGCGAAACCGGCGTTGCGGGCGAGATAGCCGATAAAGGCAACCGTTATCACCACCGGCCCCGGGGTAATCATGGCCACGGCCACGGCGTCGAGAAACTCGTGATCGGTCAACCAGTCAAATTGCTGCACCACGCCTTGCTGCAAGAACGGAATGATCGCTAGGCCGCTGCCGAAAACAAACGCGCCGGCTTTGGTGAAGAATAAAAGTATTTGCACGAGTACGCTGCCGGAATTCGCCGCGCTGCCGGATTGGCGCAGCCAAGCTTCCAGCGCCCAGATCATTAACCCCAAAGCTATGGCGCCGAGCGCCATCAGTATCGCTGGTTTCAACCCCGGCCAGGCGCGCACGAGCAGAACGATGACGCCGGCTAATATAAAAAATTCCGCCAGCTCGGCCTGGGCTAACACCGTGACGGCAGTAAGCACGACGAAAATTCCCCAGAGCAGCGGGTCGCGCTTATTCGTGCCGCGTGCAAGTTTATAGGCGGCGATGGCGATGATCGCAATTACGGTCGCGCCGATGGCGTAGAACAACGCTTGCATCCACCACAGCCCGCCGTAGGCGACGTAGACGATGGAGATGCCGACCACCATTAGAAACGACGGCAGCACGAAGGCGATGCCGGCCAAGGTCGCACCGGCGATGCCGGCTTCGAAATAGCCGATGGCGATGGCGACTTGGGCGGCGAGCGGCCCCGGCATGATCTGCGCCAGAGCCAAGGATAACTTGTATGTGTCTTCCGTAATGCAGCTGCGTTTCTCGACCAGATCGCGGCGCATGAAGCCGACCAACGCCACCGGACCGCCGAAGCCGAAGGCGCCGAGGTAGAGAAAGTAGCGGACGAGTTCTGCAAGGCTCATGGCGTCGGGTAATAGCACAGGCCCGCTGGACAAAGCCAGGGGCGAGTGGAAGAATTGCGCCGGATTCGATATAGAAATTTCTGAGGAGTTCGCAGCATGCTGAAAGTCATACCTGTTGAAGAAGCGATTGGATTGCCGTTGGCTCACGACATCACCGAGATCATCCCTGGCAAACATAAAGGGCCGGCGTTTCGCCGCGGCCATATCATTCGTCCAGAAGACGTTTCGAAACTTTTGGATGTCGGCAAGGCGAATATTTATGTTATGGAATTGGCGAAGGACGAACTTCACGAAGAAGACGCGGCGCGCCGGTTGGCGAAAGCGGCGGCGGGAGCGAATTTAAAGCTAACCGATCCGAGCGAAGGCAGAGTTAATTTGGTCGCGACCATTTCTGGTTTGCTGAAGATCGACACCGACCTGCTTTACCGTTTCAATTCCTTGGGCGATCTCATGCTGGCGACGTTGCCGGGAGATCGCTTCGTCAAGGAAGGCACAGTCGTGGCTGGCACGCGGACGATTCCAGTCTTAGTGAAAGAAGAGTTGGTGCAAAAAGCCGAAGCGCTGTGCAAAGACAAGCCTATCGCGACGATATTGCCGATGCCGGCGAAAAAAATTCATTTAGTGGTGACCGGCAGCGAGGTTCTAACCGGACGGATCAAAGACGGCTTCGGGCCGGTGGTGAGCAAAAAAGTCGGTGAGTTGGGATCGACCGTCGAATCGGTGAAATTCGCGCCGGACGATCCCGACGTAATCGGCGGCATGATCAAGGACGCCAAACAGGCGGGCGCCGACGTTATTCTTGTCAGCGGCGGCATGTCGGTCGATCCCGACGACAAATCGCCCGAAGGGATTCGCCGCAGTGGCGCCAAGGTCGAGACCCACGGCTTTCCAATATTGCCCGGCTCGATGTTCTTGATGGCTTATCTCGGCGACACGCCGGTGATGGGCTTGTCCGGCTGCGTGTTGCACGATCCATTCACCGCCTTCGATGCGCTGCTGCCGCGCTTGATCGCCGGGGAAAAAATCACCCGCGCCGATATCATGGCGATGGGCCATGGCGGGTTGGCTAAGAAGCATGACCATTAAAAATAGTTTTGAGTTTTTAGTGATTAGTTTTTAATTGAGGAGGACTTCGTCGTGGATATATTGAGATCTTTGAAGGAACGGTGCGATCCGAAAAATGCCGCGTTGATCGTCGTCGACGTGCAAAATGATTTTGTCAGTTGCGAGGGCAGTGCGGGTAAGCGCGGCGAGGATTGTAGCGCGGCGCTGGCGATGGTGCCGAATTTGCTCCGCCTGATCGACGAGGCGCGGCGCATTGGGCTGACGATCGTTTACATTCGCACCACTCACAGCGAGTGGACCGACACGCCGTCGTGGATTTATCGCACTTCGCAAAAAGGCGGACTCAGCACCTGCCGCGAGGGAACTTGGGGCGCGGAATTCTACGAAGGCATTTCACCGTTGCCCACCGAGCGGGTGGTGATCAAGCATCGCTACAGCGCCTTTATCAACACGGATCTCAACACCGTGCTCAAGGCGCGCAACATTCAGAGCGTGCTGGTTTGCGGCGTGGCGACCAACGTTTGCGTCGAGACCACGGCGCGCGACGCCTATATGTTCGATTACTACGTGACGATGATCGACGACTGTTCGGCGGCGTACGAAGCCAAGCTTCATCTCAGCACGTTAGACAACATGCGCCGCCATTTCGGCCTGGTCGCGTCATCCACGGAGATCATCGATAGCTGGCACGATTTGCCGGCCAAGCGCGGTTTGTAACTCGCAAGAAAGTTTTCAGCGCACAATAAAAAGCCCGGTAGATTATCTACCGGGCTTTTTTGCTTTTAGGTTGGTAAGCGAATTACTTCATCATGTCGGCGTTGATTCGCTCCAGCGCTTCGAGGGGCGGTTGGAGAACGTCTTGGCCGAGCTCCGACAGCGGCAGGTCGCAGAGATTCAATTCTTCGGCGAACTCTTTGCGGTTCGGGTTGTAATAAATCAAGCCGGTCAAAAATTTGCCTTCGGCGATGGCGCCATGGATCGCTTGAATCGCCGCCGCCTTGTTGGTTGGATCATAGCCCTTGCCGAGCTTGTGCAGAACGATGCGCGAGCCGTCGTGCATTTCGACTTCGTGATCGGTGCCCTCGTCGTAGTCCGCTTCGATATTTTCATAGGGCGGGATGAAGTCGAGGTCATGAATCGGATCGAGATGACCTTTGACGTACTTCAAACTTTTGGTTGAACCTTCATGGTTGTTAAACGTTACGCAGGGGCTGATGACATCGAGAATCGCGCTGCCTTTGTGCGCCAGCGCGCCTTGGACCAGCGGCGTCAACTGTTTGCGGTCGCCGGAAAAACTCCGAGCGATATAGGTGGCGCCGAGGGTAATCGCCAACTCGGCTAGATCGATGGCCGGAATGTCGT is a genomic window of Deltaproteobacteria bacterium containing:
- the chrA gene encoding chromate efflux transporter → MSLAELVRYFLYLGAFGFGGPVALVGFMRRDLVEKRSCITEDTYKLSLALAQIMPGPLAAQVAIAIGYFEAGIAGATLAGIAFVLPSFLMVVGISIVYVAYGGLWWMQALFYAIGATVIAIIAIAAYKLARGTNKRDPLLWGIFVVLTAVTVLAQAELAEFFILAGVIVLLVRAWPGLKPAILMALGAIALGLMIWALEAWLRQSGSAANSGSVLVQILLFFTKAGAFVFGSGLAIIPFLQQGVVQQFDWLTDHEFLDAVAVAMITPGPVVITVAFIGYLARNAGFAGSVMAAIGIFLPVYIFTIVPAPWFKRHRDNPQLKAFVDGATAAATGAITGAVIVLAGRAITDWPTSIIAALSFTVLWRYKIPEPVIVSVSGLLGLILWPLLH
- a CDS encoding 2-oxoacid:ferredoxin oxidoreductase subunit beta; its protein translation is MAEAKLNKLNLTEKDYDGAPSTMCKGCGHDAISASVQRAYYESSIDPRKVVKLSGIGCSSKTPAYFLSQSFGFNAVHGRMSAVATGANLANHTLLPIGVSGDGDTSAIGLGNFCHMMRRNVNITYIIENNGVYGLTKGQFSATADVGSVMKGGKVNDIPAIDLAELAITLGATYIARSFSGDRKQLTPLVQGALAHKGSAILDVISPCVTFNNHEGSTKSLKYVKGHLDPIHDLDFIPPYENIEADYDEGTDHEVEMHDGSRIVLHKLGKGYDPTNKAAAIQAIHGAIAEGKFLTGLIYYNPNRKEFAEELNLCDLPLSELGQDVLQPPLEALERINADMMK
- a CDS encoding molybdopterin-binding protein — its product is MKVIPVEEAIGLPLAHDITEIIPGKHKGPAFRRGHIIRPEDVSKLLDVGKANIYVMELAKDELHEEDAARRLAKAAAGANLKLTDPSEGRVNLVATISGLLKIDTDLLYRFNSLGDLMLATLPGDRFVKEGTVVAGTRTIPVLVKEELVQKAEALCKDKPIATILPMPAKKIHLVVTGSEVLTGRIKDGFGPVVSKKVGELGSTVESVKFAPDDPDVIGGMIKDAKQAGADVILVSGGMSVDPDDKSPEGIRRSGAKVETHGFPILPGSMFLMAYLGDTPVMGLSGCVLHDPFTAFDALLPRLIAGEKITRADIMAMGHGGLAKKHDH
- a CDS encoding cysteine hydrolase, with protein sequence MEEDFVVDILRSLKERCDPKNAALIVVDVQNDFVSCEGSAGKRGEDCSAALAMVPNLLRLIDEARRIGLTIVYIRTTHSEWTDTPSWIYRTSQKGGLSTCREGTWGAEFYEGISPLPTERVVIKHRYSAFINTDLNTVLKARNIQSVLVCGVATNVCVETTARDAYMFDYYVTMIDDCSAAYEAKLHLSTLDNMRRHFGLVASSTEIIDSWHDLPAKRGL